The Leucoraja erinacea ecotype New England unplaced genomic scaffold, Leri_hhj_1 Leri_1641S, whole genome shotgun sequence genome contains the following window.
ctcaacagccaaaaatctgtagcctccctttgatctggtattttgttggttcacatgcttgatcaatggtgttttatcattaattttgtactgttattaatgtttagtgttttctgagtcaatcgtaactgtcactgtatgtcatgttgttacttgtgggcggagcaccaaggcaaattccttgaatgtgaatacttggccaataaacttacttacttagacacactgatctgttctgtattgatGTTTACAACATTCtggtgtgctgcagcaagcaagtatttcattgtcctatctgggacacatgacaataaactctcttgatttgacttgatttagaacggagacgaggaaacactttttcacaccgagttgtgagtgtgtggaattctctgcctcagagggcggtggaggccggttctctggatactttcaagagagagctagatagggctcttaaagatagcagtcgggggatattgggagaaggcaggaacggggtactcattggggatgatcagccatgatcacattgaatggcggtgctggctcgatgggccaaatggcctactcctacacctgttgTCTATCACCACACCACACCCTTGACCAAACCTTTGGCCTGTGAATTCTGTCACAATCTCGTGTTGTTCATTTGAAAGATAAATATTTCCTCCAACATTTGCTTTTTTATTGAGTAACGGATAAGCAGGAAACTTGCTCTGTGTGTAACACATCCGTCACCAGCATCCGACAGAGATAACTTCACACTGAACTCCAAAACCACAGTCTAAAACTGAAAATACTCTAATCTAGTCCAGCACTTCCATTTTGAATTGGTAAGTCTAATATGTACACTTattccagagatacagcctgtcctgctgagtctttCTTATTCCAGCttgctgtgtgtgtctctctcttccTGTGTCTTTTACATGTAACTACCGTAGCCACCTCAACCGACCccgaagcagcgtgaagtgtagatggggtcgatggtgtgatggactgggctacatctacaatggtggggagtgtggtgtgtgtgatggactgggctacatctacaatggtggggagtgtggtgtgtgtgatggacggggctacatctacaatggtggggagtgtggtctgtgtgatggactgggctacatctacaatggtggggagtgtggtgtgtgtgatggactgggctacatctacaatggtggggagtgtggttctGTGTgagggactgggccacatctacaactctgcaatttcttgcatccCATCTTGCAGCCCCGGGccatccattaattctgaggctgtgccctctagtcctagactctccaactaatggaaacatccactATCCGGGCTTTTCACTGTTCAGTGAGTTATGTTGAAGACCAACTGAATGAGCAGGAGAATCGAGGCCgggtggaaaccaaaggtctTTTATTTCACAGCAACCGTACAGAATAGATGTTGAAGCAAAGCCCGCTTATTGAAGCCAAGCTCACGGTTCCAGGCAGAAACAGGAAAAACAAACCACTCTGTTGTAGAAACCtcgagctgcagatactggtgaacacacacaaggacacagagtgctggagtaactcagcgggtcaggcagcatctgtggagaacatggataggtgaagtttcacagagtgctggagtaactcagtccaataggtggagcaaacgGGAAGATATTGTTCTCTGCAttatagcacatcagttccagagacaaattccaatgtccacaatggggtggaggtgaatcggtcagtaccctagctcatggaaggaccgttcacaagcctgataacagaggggaagaagctgttcctgagtcgggtggtgcgcgctttcaagcttctgtaccttctgccggacgggagcggggagaagaaggaatgaccagggtgggacagggaaacgtctttgatgatgtcggctgctttcccgaggcagcgtgaagtgttgaGTCAACATATCTTTAGGTTTCGGGTTATTATGAGTCCAGtgtctgcaatggggtggaggtgaaccgGACCGTACCCTCGTTCACCCATAGTGGActttgtctttgtctttgtcTATGGATGGACACCATGTGTGTCTTCATCATCTCCAGCGCTCCATTGATACAGTGGTTCTTGGACAATTTCATTTACAGGCATATTCCCATGACTCAAGAACCTGAACTGTTTTCGAGAGAGgttcagcaggctaggactttattccttggagcacaggaggatgaggggtgatcttatagaattgagtatgatgagggggatagagagaggagaatgagatcatcttttgcccagagtaggggaatcaaaaaccagaggacataaggttaagatgtgggaaagatttaataggaacctgaggggcaacctttttacgcaaagggtggtgggtgtctggaacgagctgctggaaaaGGTATATGAggggggactatcacaacgtttaagagatatttagactggtacatggataggaccggtttggagggatctagGCCAAACACGGGCCTTGTATATTGGCCAtgtaggtcggtgtgggcaagttgggccgaagggcctgtttccatgctgtatcgctattGGTGCCACATTCAGATTGGACACATCCCAATATGGTGATTCTGCGGAGCTCAGTAGAAGTCACTGGAGACTTGCCAGAAAttctagtaggaaggaactgcagatattaatgggtgtttttaaggcagagatagatagattcctgattagtgcgggtgtcaggggttatggggagaaggcaggagaatggggtaaggagggagagatcgatcagccatgaccaaatggcagagtagacttgatgggctgaatggtctaatttctGCTCCAAGGACATGATACCTCGccaatccatgtgctccagagatgcagagatgctccagcaatttgtgtcttttgttgggaaggggtggggtggtggaggaggggatgggttGGGGATAGGGTAGTGGGGTGGGGAGCTGTCTAAATGGTGGTGGATGTCTGTTCAGTGACTGAGGATGAGCGTGATTTATTGAATTGGGATTCTTCGCTTCTCTTTATGAGCCAGGAGTTTGACCAGGTTGCTCCTGAACTTCACCCCGATGAAGGCGTAGAGGATTGGGTTGATGCAGCTGTGAAGAAAGGCCAAGCACTGGGTGGCCAGCACGGCCCTGTCcaagtggtcacgttggatgcaggaGACGTCGATGTGTTCGACTCTCACCAGCATGTCCACAACCATGGTTAGATGGTAGGGCAGCCAGCACGCCAGGAAGGCCAGCACCACCGCGATGATGACCTTCATGGCTTTCTGTTTCTGGAAGCCCTTGGTCTGGCACAGTTTCCACACAGTGACGGAGTAGCAGAAGACCATGGTGGCCAGCGGCACGAGGAAGCCGATGACCAGGCGACAAACTTTGATGCCCAGTTTCCACGGTTTGTCAAAATCACCGTCGTGTTCCTCGTTACAGACGGACCGGTTAACTTTATTGCCGTAGAATACTTCATTGTCGAGGACGGGCGAGGACAGGAGCAGGGCCACGAGCCAGACGATGGCACACACCAGTTTGACCATCCACGACCTCTTGTGGCCGTGCGACTGGACAGAGCGGACAATGGCCAGGTAGTGCTCCACGCTGATGCAGGCCAGCAGCAGGATGCCACTGTAAAAGTTCACCTCCTGCAACATACTGATCACCTTACACATGGCGTCACCAAACACCCAGGGAGACACGGCGTCCACTGCCCAGAAGGGCAGGGTGAGGGCAAAGAGCAGGTCGGCCGTGGCCAGATGGAGCAGGTAGACGTCCGTGGAGGAGATGGAGCGGCGGTTGTGAAGGATGACCACCAACACCAGTACATTCCCCGTCACGGCCAAGAGACACACCAGGCTGTAGACCACCGCCGTGATGGTCTTCATGGTCACAAACTCTCTTCTTACACATGAAATTGTGTCCAGATCGATAATGAAGGGTGTTTCTTCAGTTCCATTTGTGGACAACGTGGAAGACATTTTCTGGAACGAAAAATAGATTTGCAAATGAGATATTTAAGAAAGTTTAACAAAGTATAAGAATGTttaacaaacccactgactcgcaTGGCTATCAGGACCACACatcttctcaccctgcttcctgtaaggactctatcccctactcccaattcctctgtctacgccgcatctgcacccaggtgaGGTGTtctacaccagggcattggagatgtcatcattctttagggaaggggggttcccctcttctactataggtgAGTCTCTCACCAGGGtcacttctataccccgtgactctgctctcactccccatcccccctacgCGTAACAAGGGCagggtcccccttgtcctcaccttccaccctaccagccatcacgtacaacagataatcctccgacattttcgccacctccaatgggatcccaccactggccacatcttcccatctcctcccgtctgctttccCGCAGAGACCgcaccctccgtaactccctggtcaatttgtcccttcccacccaaaccattccctccccaggcactttcccttgcaaccgcaggaaatgctacacttgtcgctttacagccccccttgactccatccaaggacccaagcagtctttccaggtgcggcagaggttcacctgcacctcctccaacctcatctattgcattcgctgctctaggtgtcagctgctctacattggtgagatcaagcgtaggcaggtggggttagtgtagatgggacgtgttggctggtgtgggcaagttgggccgaagggcctgtttccacgctgtatcactctgtgactatgactcagcatcactcccccaccctagttctcccatTAGTTccgctgtcctcctgattaaatattactgattgtaagcctcgttgtcaacttccccttctACATCTCCTTGGCCgcagtcccctttgatctgtattttcacaccttacccttccatatctctatcccacccctaactctcagtctgaagaagggtctaaaacctgaaacgtcacccattccttctctctggagatgttgcctgtcccgctgagttactccaccattttgtgtctatcttcagcaaatgAAATGT
Protein-coding sequences here:
- the LOC129716067 gene encoding C-X-C chemokine receptor type 2-like, translating into MSSTLSTNGTEETPFIIDLDTISCVRREFVTMKTITAVVYSLVCLLAVTGNVLVLVVILHNRRSISSTDVYLLHLATADLLFALTLPFWAVDAVSPWVFGDAMCKVISMLQEVNFYSGILLLACISVEHYLAIVRSVQSHGHKRSWMVKLVCAIVWLVALLLSSPVLDNEVFYGNKVNRSVCNEEHDGDFDKPWKLGIKVCRLVIGFLVPLATMVFCYSVTVWKLCQTKGFQKQKAMKVIIAVVLAFLACWLPYHLTMVVDMLVRVEHIDVSCIQRDHLDRAVLATQCLAFLHSCINPILYAFIGVKFRSNLVKLLAHKEKRRIPIQ